One Rhizoctonia solani chromosome 2, complete sequence DNA segment encodes these proteins:
- a CDS encoding glycoside hydrolase family 61 protein, whose translation MLFKTLVTAFLAASGVHAHATFQQFWVNGVDQGDKCVRKPASNSPVTSVTSNDIVCNAGAASTSGICSVAAGTTVSVEMHQQPGDRSCSNEAIGGNHDGPTIIYMAKVDNAASASGSSANWFKVAQTGLVSKDYWGTDVMNAACGKVTFKIPSNIAPGQYLLRAEVIALHVASSVGGAQFYMSCYQLQVTGGGSASPATVKFPGAYKATDPGILFNLYGSYTTYTVPGPSVYSG comes from the exons ATGCTCTTCAAAACTCTCGTTACCGCGTTTTTGGCTGCCTCTGGTGTCCACGCTCACGCTACGTTCCAGCAATTTTGGGTTAACGGGGTTGACCAAGGCGACAAGTGCGTGCGCAAGCCGGCCAGCAATTCGCCCGTGACAAGCGTAACAAGCAAT GATATCGTATGCAACGCTGGCGCAGCTTCCACCAGCGGCATCTGCTCCGTTGCTGCCGGCACGACGGTCAGCGTCGAAATGCACCAACAGCCTGGCGATCGCAGCTGCTCTAATGAGGCCATTGGAGGCAATCACGACGGACCTACCATCATCTATAT GGCCAAGGTCGATAACGCAGCCAGCGCTTCTGGTTCCTCGGCCAATTGGTTCAAGGTTGCCCAGACTGGTTTGGTATCTAAAGACTATTGGGGCACCGATGTCATGAATGCTGCGTGCGGAAAAGTAACATTCAAAATTCCTTCAAACATTGCTCCCG GTCAATATCTGTTGCGCGCTGAAGTCATCGCATTGCACGTTGCTAGCTCCGTTGGTGGAGCTCAATTCTATATGTCTTGCTACCAGCTCCAGGTTACGGGCGGGGGCAGCGCCAGCCCAGCGACTGTGAAATTCCCGGGCGCGTACAAAGCCAC CGACCCCGGTATCCTCTTCAACTTGTACGGCAGCTACACTACCTACACCGTACCCGGACCTTCCGTGTACTCTGGGTAA